The following coding sequences are from one Pseudonocardia sp. HH130630-07 window:
- a CDS encoding serine protein kinase RIO: MSSRNTSSRNTSSHHTEPVPRRRRRFDDEDERSGPTARTSPVSDLDERAGHDPDAPPDGDRWSTWPSITAGCRGPRPWPSWLVTDAGAVDRERGVLKTGKEADVHLVERALPGEDGVLLAAKRYRDPAHRLFHRDAGYLEGRRDRRSRENRAMARRTAVGRDLIATRWADAEFGALTRLHEAGAPVPYPVSVSGTEVLMEFVGSAGGTAAPRLAATRPDPDQLWTLWTVLGGALGTLADLGYAHGDLSAYNVLVHDGRPVLIDLPQVVDVIGNPQGPGYLDRDVTRIGEWFTARGLDPDEPERLRRELGERARLR; this comes from the coding sequence GTGTCCTCCCGCAACACGTCCTCCCGCAACACGTCCTCCCACCACACCGAACCCGTCCCCCGCCGTCGCCGCCGCTTCGACGACGAGGACGAGCGGTCCGGCCCGACCGCCCGCACGTCCCCGGTGTCCGACCTGGACGAGCGCGCCGGGCACGATCCCGATGCCCCACCGGACGGCGACCGCTGGAGCACCTGGCCGTCGATCACGGCCGGGTGCCGCGGCCCCCGCCCGTGGCCGTCCTGGCTGGTCACCGACGCCGGTGCCGTCGACCGCGAACGCGGGGTCCTCAAGACCGGCAAGGAGGCCGACGTCCATCTCGTCGAGCGGGCACTGCCCGGCGAGGACGGGGTCCTGCTCGCCGCCAAGCGCTACCGCGACCCGGCCCACCGGCTGTTCCACCGCGACGCCGGCTACCTGGAGGGGCGGCGGGACCGCCGGTCCCGGGAGAACCGCGCCATGGCCCGGCGGACGGCGGTGGGCCGCGACCTCATCGCCACGCGCTGGGCCGACGCGGAGTTCGGCGCCCTGACCCGGCTCCACGAGGCCGGAGCACCGGTCCCCTATCCCGTCTCGGTGTCCGGGACCGAGGTGCTCATGGAGTTCGTCGGGTCGGCCGGTGGCACCGCGGCACCCCGGCTGGCCGCGACCCGGCCGGACCCCGACCAGCTCTGGACACTGTGGACCGTGCTGGGCGGGGCACTCGGGACGCTCGCCGATCTCGGGTACGCGCACGGCGACCTGTCCGCCTACAACGTGCTGGTGCACGACGGCCGGCCGGTCCTGATCGACCTCCCCCAGGTCGTCGACGTCATCGGGAACCCGCAGGGACCCGGGTACCTCGACCGGGACGTGACCCGGATCGGCGAGTGGTTCACCGCCCGTGGCCTCGATCCGGACGAGCCGGAACGGCTGCGGCGCGAGCTGGGCGAACGGGCCCGGCTGCGCTGA
- a CDS encoding DUF899 domain-containing protein — protein sequence MALPEIVDHDTWITARRALLEEEKDLTRRSDRLGEQRRRLPMVRVEKDYRFAGAGGEAGLADLFGPHRQLVVQHFMFDPDWDRGCGSCTAMADGAAHPGVLRQLASRGTAFAAVSRAPLERLQSLHGERGWDFPWYSSHDSDFNHDFSVTLDPARGPVRYNFRDPGELAATGMEWMTTEPSEQSGISCFLRDGDAVFHTYSTYGRGVEVMMPAYQLLDLTPLGRQEEWEEPAGRATVLYRSDDAVLSGEILRTG from the coding sequence ATGGCACTGCCCGAGATCGTCGATCACGACACCTGGATCACCGCGCGCCGAGCGCTGCTGGAGGAGGAGAAGGACCTGACCCGCCGCAGTGACCGGCTCGGCGAGCAGCGGCGACGGCTGCCGATGGTGCGGGTGGAGAAGGACTACCGGTTCGCCGGGGCCGGCGGGGAGGCCGGCCTCGCCGACCTGTTCGGACCGCACCGCCAGCTCGTCGTCCAGCACTTCATGTTCGACCCCGATTGGGACCGGGGGTGCGGGAGCTGCACCGCCATGGCCGACGGCGCCGCGCACCCGGGGGTGCTGCGGCAGCTGGCCTCGCGCGGGACGGCGTTCGCCGCCGTCTCCCGGGCACCGCTGGAGCGGCTGCAGTCCCTGCACGGCGAGCGGGGATGGGACTTCCCCTGGTACTCCTCGCACGACAGCGACTTCAACCACGACTTCTCGGTGACGCTCGACCCCGCCAGGGGCCCGGTCCGGTACAACTTCCGTGATCCCGGGGAGCTGGCCGCGACCGGCATGGAGTGGATGACCACCGAGCCGAGCGAGCAGTCCGGCATCAGCTGCTTCCTCCGCGACGGCGACGCCGTGTTCCACACCTACTCCACCTACGGCCGCGGCGTGGAGGTCATGATGCCCGCCTACCAGCTCCTCGATCTCACGCCGCTCGGCCGCCAGGAGGAGTGGGAGGAACCGGCCGGGCGCGCCACCGTCCTGTACCGCAGCGACGACGCGGTGCTCAGCGGCGAGATCCTCCGGACCGGCTGA
- a CDS encoding LapA family protein codes for MSDDRRAGESPAWGRVGPEDPTADPVTHPAMRVPTGEIEPSEQPTVAVPVGEPEPGGEGPAEGPTQPVRRKVPHTRTGGLWAALVLSAVVLIFLLVFIVQNTEPVVINFLWFSGSLPTGAALLFAAVAGILLVAIPGTGRILQLRRQARRD; via the coding sequence ATGAGCGACGATCGACGGGCCGGGGAGTCGCCGGCGTGGGGCCGGGTCGGGCCGGAGGACCCCACGGCGGATCCGGTGACGCATCCGGCGATGCGGGTGCCGACGGGGGAGATCGAGCCGTCCGAGCAGCCGACCGTCGCCGTACCGGTCGGGGAGCCGGAACCGGGCGGCGAGGGCCCGGCGGAGGGTCCCACCCAGCCGGTCCGGCGGAAGGTCCCGCACACCCGGACCGGGGGTCTCTGGGCCGCCCTGGTCCTCTCCGCCGTCGTGCTGATCTTCCTGCTGGTGTTCATCGTGCAGAACACCGAGCCGGTGGTGATCAACTTCCTGTGGTTCAGCGGCAGCCTGCCGACCGGCGCCGCGCTGCTGTTCGCCGCCGTGGCGGGGATCCTGCTGGTCGCGATCCCCGGCACCGGGCGCATCCTGCAGCTGCGGCGGCAGGCCCGCCGGGACTGA
- a CDS encoding winged helix-turn-helix transcriptional regulator, producing MLGRMYERENCSAARALEIVGERWSVLIIRNAVFAGMTRFSEFERRLGIAPNILAKRLADFVHNDLMEVVETGESGRVYRLTPKGRELGGIVMALSAWGDRWAAPDGAPVVYRHEGCGGTVTTTTECTGCSERPSVAEVRAAPGPGATPEQRAVMTARG from the coding sequence GTGCTGGGACGGATGTACGAGAGGGAGAACTGCTCGGCCGCACGGGCGCTGGAGATCGTTGGCGAGCGGTGGAGCGTGCTCATCATCCGCAACGCCGTCTTCGCCGGGATGACGCGTTTCTCCGAGTTCGAGCGTCGTCTGGGCATCGCGCCGAACATCCTGGCCAAGCGCCTGGCGGACTTCGTGCACAACGACCTGATGGAGGTCGTCGAGACCGGCGAGTCCGGGCGGGTCTACCGGTTGACGCCCAAGGGGCGCGAGCTGGGCGGGATCGTGATGGCGCTGAGCGCGTGGGGCGACCGCTGGGCCGCTCCGGACGGCGCCCCGGTCGTCTACCGGCACGAGGGCTGCGGCGGGACGGTGACCACGACGACGGAGTGCACCGGCTGCTCGGAGCGGCCGTCCGTGGCGGAGGTCCGGGCGGCACCCGGGCCCGGTGCGACCCCGGAGCAGCGTGCCGTCATGACCGCCCGCGGCTGA
- a CDS encoding DEAD/DEAH box helicase: MTRPQFRPPSEPSTADRRPRRRATRPAGTAAPSGDGGTRGRDADREPRPDRTGTGGRGGSGPRDRAAHDGAGGGSRRGRSRRPGSGEPRDTAGRDSRDAGPRSGGTGAGSRSRRGQKRGAAPGDTRPAERRPAATEAVPVWTPPATGMPSFAELGLPDRLVAALAEQGFDTPFPVQAATLPETLAGRDLLGRGQTGSGKTLAFGLGLLARLAGDRARPTAPLGLVLVPTRELAAQVVDVLTPLAAAVGLRVTAVVGGLSINRQVAELRRGIDLLVATPGRLGDHLQQRTCDLSEVAVTAIDEADRMADMGFLPQVRTILDRTPSDGQRLLFSATLDGEVDALVRRYLTDPVTRSVAPPTASVDTMEHHVLVVDRDERSRVIAEIAAREGRTILFVRTKHGADRMVRVLRREGVAAGPLHGGRSQNQRNRALDDFRSGAVPVLVATDVAARGIHIDDVGLVVHVDPPADPKAYLHRAGRTARAGEEGVVVTLAMPEQRAEVNQLTKQAGVTPAVATIAPGHPDLVRVTGAREPSGEPIVVAKPAQPARGGSRGGPRGGGAGGAGRGRRRR, from the coding sequence GTGACCAGGCCCCAGTTCCGTCCGCCGTCCGAGCCGAGCACCGCCGACCGGCGGCCCCGCCGGCGCGCCACCCGCCCCGCCGGGACCGCCGCACCGTCCGGCGACGGCGGCACCCGCGGCCGGGACGCCGACCGCGAGCCCCGTCCCGACCGCACCGGCACCGGTGGTCGGGGCGGTAGCGGCCCCCGCGACCGCGCCGCCCACGACGGCGCCGGCGGTGGATCCCGGCGCGGCCGGTCCCGCCGGCCCGGTTCCGGCGAGCCCCGGGACACCGCGGGGCGCGACTCCCGCGACGCCGGACCGCGCTCCGGGGGGACCGGAGCCGGGTCGCGGTCCCGCCGCGGCCAGAAGCGCGGCGCCGCGCCGGGCGACACCCGCCCCGCGGAGCGGCGCCCCGCCGCCACCGAGGCGGTCCCGGTGTGGACGCCCCCGGCGACCGGCATGCCCTCGTTCGCCGAGCTCGGACTGCCCGACCGCCTGGTCGCCGCGCTGGCCGAGCAGGGCTTCGACACCCCGTTCCCGGTCCAGGCGGCGACGCTGCCCGAGACCCTCGCCGGCCGCGACCTGCTCGGCCGGGGCCAGACCGGGTCCGGCAAGACCCTCGCGTTCGGGCTCGGCCTGCTGGCCCGGCTCGCCGGCGACCGGGCCCGCCCGACGGCCCCGCTCGGCCTCGTCCTCGTCCCGACCCGTGAGCTCGCCGCCCAGGTCGTCGACGTGCTGACCCCGCTGGCCGCCGCCGTCGGGCTGCGGGTCACCGCGGTCGTCGGCGGGCTCTCGATCAACCGGCAGGTCGCCGAGCTGCGCCGGGGCATCGACCTGCTCGTCGCCACCCCGGGCCGGCTCGGCGACCACCTGCAGCAGCGCACCTGCGACCTGTCCGAGGTCGCGGTCACCGCGATCGACGAGGCCGACCGGATGGCCGACATGGGCTTCCTGCCGCAGGTCCGCACGATCCTCGACCGCACCCCGTCCGACGGGCAGCGGCTGCTGTTCTCCGCGACCCTGGACGGGGAGGTCGACGCGCTCGTCCGGCGCTACCTGACCGACCCCGTGACCCGGTCGGTGGCGCCGCCGACGGCGAGCGTCGACACCATGGAGCACCACGTGCTCGTCGTCGACCGCGACGAGCGGTCCCGGGTGATCGCCGAGATCGCCGCGCGCGAGGGCCGGACGATCCTGTTCGTGCGCACCAAGCACGGCGCGGACCGGATGGTGCGGGTGCTGCGCCGTGAGGGCGTCGCCGCGGGCCCGCTGCACGGCGGGCGCTCGCAGAACCAGCGCAACCGCGCGCTCGACGACTTCCGCTCCGGCGCGGTGCCGGTCCTGGTCGCCACCGACGTCGCGGCCCGCGGCATCCACATCGACGACGTCGGGCTGGTCGTGCACGTCGACCCGCCCGCCGACCCGAAGGCCTACCTGCACCGGGCCGGGCGGACCGCCCGGGCCGGGGAGGAGGGCGTCGTCGTCACCCTCGCGATGCCCGAGCAGCGCGCCGAGGTGAACCAGCTGACCAAGCAGGCCGGGGTCACCCCGGCGGTCGCGACGATCGCGCCCGGCCACCCGGACCTGGTGCGGGTGACCGGGGCCCGGGAACCCTCGGGTGAGCCGATCGTCGTGGCGAAGCCCGCGCAGCCCGCCCGCGGTGGTTCCCGGGGCGGCCCGCGGGGCGGTGGGGCCGGCGGGGCCGGCCGGGGGCGGCGCCGCCGCTGA
- a CDS encoding IS630 family transposase, whose amino-acid sequence MARQPEVFVRGLTPDEAQRLVRITRTARDRVRLRRAGIVLASVQGRTATEAAMMFAAKPQYAREVIHAFNQQGFAALDPKWSGGRPRRFGPHVRELICRVARTPPQQVGLPFTTWSLAKLVEHLAAAHRVVISVETVRQVLRDAGVRWQATKTWKASRDPRFVEKMNRILDLYDRAADGRLEPGARVICVDEFGPLNLLPRPGRGWFPIRRPARLRATYSRHSGVRHMFAGLDLASGQLFYRLRDRKRGREFLDFLRQLRRRFPTGGLHVVCDNFSPHLRTDVAHWCHDHDVELVLTPTNASWLNWIESEFTALRYFTLDGSDYPSHTAQEAAIAGYIRWANRHARPKKHFAPESKIRRPDYLPNIA is encoded by the coding sequence GTGGCGCGACAGCCGGAGGTGTTCGTCCGGGGACTGACCCCGGACGAGGCCCAGCGATTGGTCAGGATCACGCGCACGGCGCGGGACCGGGTCCGGTTGCGGCGGGCGGGGATCGTGCTGGCCTCGGTGCAGGGCCGGACCGCGACCGAGGCCGCGATGATGTTCGCGGCGAAGCCGCAGTACGCGCGGGAGGTGATCCACGCGTTCAACCAGCAGGGCTTCGCCGCTTTGGACCCAAAATGGAGCGGGGGCCGACCCCGTAGGTTCGGTCCCCACGTCCGTGAGCTGATCTGCCGGGTCGCTCGCACCCCGCCCCAGCAGGTCGGGTTGCCGTTCACCACCTGGAGCCTGGCCAAGCTGGTCGAACACCTCGCCGCCGCACACCGGGTCGTGATCAGCGTCGAGACCGTCCGCCAGGTCCTGCGTGACGCCGGGGTCCGCTGGCAGGCCACGAAGACCTGGAAGGCCAGCCGGGACCCGCGGTTCGTGGAGAAGATGAACCGGATCCTCGACCTCTACGACCGCGCCGCCGACGGTCGCCTCGAACCGGGTGCGCGGGTGATCTGTGTCGATGAGTTCGGGCCGCTGAACCTGCTGCCCCGCCCCGGTCGGGGCTGGTTCCCGATCCGGCGCCCGGCCCGGCTACGGGCCACCTATAGCCGTCACAGCGGGGTCCGGCACATGTTCGCCGGTCTGGACCTGGCCTCCGGGCAGCTGTTCTACCGGCTCCGTGACCGCAAACGCGGCCGCGAGTTCCTCGACTTCCTCCGCCAGCTGCGCCGCCGTTTCCCCACCGGCGGTCTGCACGTGGTCTGCGACAACTTCTCCCCGCACCTGCGCACCGATGTCGCGCACTGGTGCCACGACCACGACGTCGAGCTGGTGCTCACCCCCACGAACGCGTCCTGGCTGAACTGGATCGAGTCGGAGTTCACCGCGCTGCGCTACTTCACCCTCGACGGCAGCGACTACCCCTCCCACACCGCCCAGGAAGCCGCGATCGCCGGCTACATCCGCTGGGCCAACCGCCACGCCCGACCCAAGAAACACTTCGCGCCCGAGTCCAAGATCCGCAGGCCGGATTACCTACCCAACATTGCCTGA
- the yaaA gene encoding peroxide stress protein YaaA, with amino-acid sequence MLVLLPPSETKRAGGDGAPLDLAGLSHDAELGPVRSALVPEVVALAADPPAARAALGLSAGQAAEIDRNAALPTAPTMPALDRYTGVLYDALDAGSFTRATRGRARSRLAVCSALFGLLGADDPIPAYRLSAGSRLPGAGTLAARWRPALDPLLARIATGELVVDLRSGGYAGLGAAPGAVTVNVLAERADGHRSVVSHHNKAHKGGLARLLATSRAEPGDAGAIARIARRAGHTVERTGDHLDLVVPA; translated from the coding sequence GTGCTCGTTCTGCTGCCGCCCTCGGAGACCAAGCGCGCCGGCGGGGACGGCGCGCCGCTCGATCTCGCCGGCCTCTCCCACGACGCCGAGCTGGGCCCGGTCCGCTCCGCGCTGGTACCCGAGGTCGTCGCGCTGGCCGCCGACCCGCCCGCGGCCCGCGCGGCACTCGGCCTGTCCGCCGGCCAGGCCGCCGAGATCGACCGCAACGCCGCCCTGCCGACGGCCCCGACGATGCCGGCGCTGGACCGCTACACCGGCGTCCTCTACGACGCGCTCGACGCCGGTTCGTTCACCCGGGCGACGCGCGGGCGGGCACGGTCCCGGCTCGCCGTCTGCTCGGCGTTGTTCGGGCTGCTGGGGGCGGACGACCCGATCCCCGCGTACCGGCTGTCGGCCGGGTCGCGGCTGCCCGGCGCCGGCACGCTCGCGGCCCGCTGGCGACCGGCGCTGGACCCGCTGCTGGCCCGGATCGCCACCGGCGAGCTCGTCGTCGACCTCCGCTCCGGCGGGTACGCCGGCCTGGGTGCCGCGCCCGGCGCGGTGACGGTGAACGTGCTCGCCGAGCGCGCCGACGGTCACCGCTCGGTGGTGAGCCACCACAACAAGGCGCACAAGGGCGGCCTGGCCCGGCTGCTCGCGACCTCCCGGGCCGAGCCGGGCGACGCCGGGGCGATCGCGCGGATCGCGCGGCGCGCCGGGCACACCGTCGAGCGGACCGGCGACCACCTGGACCTGGTCGTCCCGGCCTGA